A single Tenacibaculum sp. Bg11-29 DNA region contains:
- a CDS encoding nuclear transport factor 2 family protein, giving the protein MKMITKKEVANKYINYLENGDIENVINLFNKKGIVDSPLYGTKKAKEFYHELSNDTTNSKLHLLGIFEEKDTSSIALYFTYKWTLKNNEKVEFDVVDIIDFDEHNKISKLKIIYDTVISRELLGKL; this is encoded by the coding sequence ATGAAAATGATAACAAAGAAAGAAGTTGCAAATAAATACATCAATTATCTTGAAAATGGTGACATCGAAAATGTAATTAATTTGTTTAATAAAAAAGGTATTGTTGACTCACCACTTTATGGAACTAAAAAAGCAAAGGAATTTTATCACGAATTGAGTAATGATACGACAAATTCTAAACTTCACCTATTAGGAATTTTTGAAGAAAAAGACACCAGCAGTATCGCACTATATTTTACCTATAAATGGACTTTAAAGAATAATGAAAAAGTTGAATTTGATGTTGTTGACATTATAGATTTTGACGAACATAATAAAATTAGCAAGTTAAAGATTATATATGATACTGTGATTTCTAGGGAATTATTAGGTAAATTATAA